A single region of the Plantactinospora soyae genome encodes:
- a CDS encoding VOC family protein: MIDPKAQLRIARPSRDLAAAERFYLDGLGLTLLYRATAGGPGEHDLLMLGWPEAGWHLELVGGATLNEVPTPTAEDLLVLYLSGPVDDTLVTRLEQAGGRRVSQGPYWDRWGVTVEDPDGYRLVLSSRSWSNAD; this comes from the coding sequence ATGATCGACCCGAAGGCCCAGCTGCGAATTGCCCGACCCAGTCGTGATCTTGCGGCGGCGGAACGCTTCTACCTGGACGGGCTGGGGCTGACGCTGCTCTACCGCGCCACGGCCGGCGGCCCGGGCGAGCACGACCTGCTGATGCTCGGCTGGCCGGAGGCGGGCTGGCATCTGGAACTCGTCGGCGGCGCGACTCTCAACGAGGTGCCGACACCGACCGCCGAGGACCTGCTGGTGCTCTACCTCTCCGGCCCGGTCGACGACACGCTGGTGACCCGCCTCGAACAGGCCGGCGGGCGTCGGGTGTCCCAGGGGCCGTACTGGGACCGTTGGGGGGTCACGGTCGAGGATCCGGACGGCTACCGGCTCGTCCTGTCCAGCCGCTCGTGGTCGAACGCCGACTGA